In Frondihabitans sp. PAMC 28766, a genomic segment contains:
- a CDS encoding NAD(P)-dependent alcohol dehydrogenase: MKALRYTAVGQAPEVVEIPIPKPGPGQVLLKVTAAGVCHSDDYVMGLSEDEYTAAGYPLPMTLGHEGAGIVHELGEGVSTVAVGDAVAVYGPWGCGYCHNCSEGHENYCTNARDLGITPPGLGTDGSMAEYMIVDDPRHLVPLGDLDPIKNVSLTDAGLTPYHAIKRSLPKLGAGTFAVVIGTGGLGHVGIQILKALSGATVIALDVNDQKLELAQEVGADITLISDATAHDRIMEITAGLGADAVFDFVGAKPTIPLAVSVAGIDADVTVVGIGGGEVAFGFGTINYDVAVRIPYWGYRGELIEVLDLARAGKIDVEIQQYTLDDGPKAYEDLHASTIRGRAVIVP, from the coding sequence GTGAAGGCTCTGCGTTACACCGCCGTCGGACAAGCACCCGAAGTCGTCGAGATCCCCATCCCGAAACCCGGCCCCGGCCAGGTGCTGCTCAAGGTCACCGCCGCGGGCGTCTGCCACTCCGACGACTACGTGATGGGCCTGTCGGAAGACGAGTACACGGCCGCCGGCTACCCGCTGCCGATGACGCTCGGCCACGAGGGCGCGGGCATCGTGCACGAGCTCGGCGAAGGCGTCTCGACCGTCGCGGTGGGCGACGCGGTCGCCGTCTACGGGCCGTGGGGCTGCGGATACTGCCACAACTGCTCCGAGGGGCACGAGAACTACTGCACCAACGCCCGGGACCTCGGCATCACGCCTCCCGGGCTCGGCACCGACGGCTCGATGGCCGAGTACATGATCGTCGACGACCCCCGCCACCTCGTGCCGCTGGGCGACCTCGACCCGATCAAGAACGTTTCGCTGACCGACGCCGGCCTCACCCCTTACCACGCGATCAAGCGCTCGCTGCCGAAGCTCGGCGCCGGCACCTTCGCCGTCGTGATCGGCACCGGCGGTCTCGGCCACGTCGGCATCCAGATCCTGAAGGCTCTCTCGGGCGCGACCGTGATCGCCCTCGACGTCAATGATCAGAAGCTGGAGCTCGCCCAGGAGGTCGGCGCCGACATCACGCTGATCAGCGACGCCACGGCCCACGACAGGATCATGGAGATCACCGCCGGTCTCGGGGCCGACGCGGTCTTCGACTTCGTCGGCGCGAAGCCGACCATCCCGCTCGCCGTCTCGGTCGCCGGCATCGACGCCGACGTCACCGTGGTCGGCATCGGCGGCGGCGAGGTCGCGTTCGGCTTCGGCACGATCAACTACGACGTCGCCGTGCGCATCCCCTACTGGGGTTATCGAGGTGAGCTCATCGAGGTGCTCGACCTGGCACGCGCCGGCAAGATCGACGTCGAGATCCAGCAGTACACGCTCGACGACGGCCCGAAGGCCTACGAAGACCTGCACGCCAGCACGATCCGCGGTCGTGCCGTCATCGTGCCGTAG
- a CDS encoding HAD family phosphatase: MTTTPLRDRSHLASLSALLFDLDGVLTPTAEVHMRAWATLFTDYLSAHAPEAAPYTDADYFDYIDGKPRYDGVRSMLASRGITLAEGLPTDAPEADTVCGLGNRKNAVFAAELEQNGVNPYPGSVAFLDAAIAAGYQVAVVSSSRNAVPVLTAAGLRDRFDVIVDGEVAARDGLAGKPAPDTYLDGARLLGLTAAQCVVVEDAQSGVQAGRAGDFGLVVGVDRGVGPQALIDFGADFVVDDLGVLVDSLSPTSPATSEHHS, from the coding sequence GTGACCACGACTCCCCTGCGCGACAGATCGCACCTGGCCTCCCTCTCGGCCCTCCTGTTCGACCTCGACGGCGTCCTGACGCCCACCGCCGAGGTGCACATGCGCGCCTGGGCGACGCTCTTCACCGACTACCTCTCGGCCCACGCCCCCGAGGCGGCGCCCTACACCGACGCCGACTACTTCGACTACATCGACGGCAAGCCGCGCTACGACGGCGTCCGCTCGATGCTGGCGTCGCGCGGCATCACACTGGCCGAGGGGCTGCCGACCGACGCTCCCGAGGCCGACACCGTCTGCGGTCTCGGCAACCGCAAGAACGCCGTGTTCGCCGCCGAGCTCGAGCAGAACGGCGTGAATCCCTACCCGGGCTCGGTCGCCTTCCTCGACGCGGCGATCGCCGCCGGGTACCAGGTCGCCGTGGTCTCGAGCTCGCGCAACGCGGTGCCGGTGCTCACGGCCGCGGGCCTCCGCGACCGATTCGACGTGATCGTCGACGGCGAGGTCGCCGCGCGCGACGGGTTGGCGGGCAAGCCGGCCCCTGACACCTACCTCGACGGCGCACGGCTGCTCGGCCTCACCGCCGCCCAGTGCGTCGTCGTCGAAGACGCGCAGTCGGGCGTCCAGGCCGGCCGGGCCGGCGACTTCGGCCTCGTGGTGGGCGTCGACCGCGGCGTCGGGCCCCAGGCGCTCATCGACTTCGGGGCCGACTTCGTGGTCGACGACCTCGGTGTGCTCGTCGACTCCCTCTCCCCCACGTCCCCAGCCACTTCGGAGCACCACTCATGA